In a genomic window of Streptomyces roseoviridis:
- a CDS encoding GDSL-type esterase/lipase family protein encodes MRFLFVGDSMTIGRAGDFTWRYRMWRHLEAVLPGAYEIVGPRTALYEAATDAATSDAYADPDFPAAARRHLAGWGEGWLHMAPLAGETVRETRADVLLISLGLIDLGFYTNSDQTAENVRAFLGAARAANPRVRAVLLPVIPNVRATYDAPFAAECARFNELLAKTVADLDTASSPLLLASVPESYDIDHDTYDGTHPGPTGEDKLAAAFATALHQAWGIGGPYGAPVDQPRAG; translated from the coding sequence ATGCGTTTTCTGTTCGTCGGCGACAGCATGACCATCGGACGCGCCGGCGACTTCACCTGGCGCTACCGGATGTGGCGGCACCTGGAGGCCGTGCTGCCCGGGGCGTACGAGATCGTCGGGCCGCGCACCGCGCTGTACGAGGCGGCGACCGACGCCGCGACCTCGGACGCGTACGCCGACCCGGACTTCCCGGCCGCCGCCCGCCGTCATCTGGCCGGCTGGGGCGAGGGCTGGCTGCACATGGCGCCGCTCGCCGGCGAGACGGTGCGGGAGACCCGCGCGGACGTGCTGCTGATCTCCCTCGGCCTGATCGACCTCGGCTTCTACACCAACAGCGACCAGACGGCCGAGAACGTCCGCGCCTTCCTCGGCGCCGCCCGCGCCGCCAACCCGCGCGTGCGGGCCGTGCTGCTGCCCGTCATACCGAACGTACGGGCCACCTACGACGCCCCCTTCGCCGCCGAGTGCGCCCGCTTCAACGAGCTGCTCGCGAAGACGGTCGCGGACCTGGACACGGCCTCCTCGCCGCTGCTCCTGGCGTCGGTCCCGGAGTCGTACGACATCGACCACGACACCTACGACGGCACCCACCCCGGGCCGACCGGCGAAGACAAACTGGCGGCGGCCTTCGCGACCGCCCTGCACCAGGCGTGGGGCATCGGCGGCCCGTACGGGGCCCCGGTCGATCAGCCGCGCGCCGGCTAG
- a CDS encoding RidA family protein — protein sequence MNNTRQHVSSGSPLEPEIGFSRAVRKGSHIAVAGTAPIAEDGGTAGVGDVYAQTVRCVDIAETALKAAGSSLDDVVRTRIMLTDITTWKEAARAHGERFGAVRPVTTFVEVSRFIDPDWLVEIEVDAVTD from the coding sequence GTGAACAACACGAGGCAGCACGTCAGTTCAGGATCGCCGCTCGAGCCGGAGATCGGCTTCTCCCGCGCCGTCCGCAAGGGCTCCCACATCGCCGTCGCCGGCACCGCGCCCATCGCCGAGGACGGCGGGACCGCCGGCGTCGGCGACGTCTACGCGCAGACCGTGCGGTGCGTCGACATCGCCGAGACCGCCCTCAAGGCCGCCGGGTCCTCCCTCGACGACGTCGTACGGACCCGGATCATGCTCACCGACATCACGACCTGGAAGGAGGCGGCCAGGGCACACGGCGAACGGTTCGGCGCCGTGCGGCCGGTGACCACCTTCGTGGAGGTCTCGCGGTTCATCGACCCCGACTGGCTCGTCGAGATCGAGGTCGACGCCGTCACCGACTAG
- a CDS encoding carboxymuconolactone decarboxylase family protein codes for MSLDLSTDRTADQTADLSTRTAQAVALLEESPHTLDGFLKLSELFESTTLDPHSRETVILTVAARNQCHLCVDMHEAKLAALGPAPARERLDAVRRFTLQVLAASGAVSDAELDAFLAHGYTRQNALEVVLGIGTYTVSTFANRLTRAS; via the coding sequence GTGTCACTCGACCTGTCCACCGACCGAACCGCCGACCAGACCGCCGACCTGTCCACCCGTACCGCCCAGGCCGTCGCGCTCCTCGAAGAGTCCCCGCACACCCTCGACGGCTTCCTCAAGCTCAGTGAGCTCTTCGAGTCCACCACCCTGGACCCGCACTCCCGCGAGACCGTGATCCTCACGGTCGCCGCCCGCAACCAGTGCCACCTGTGCGTCGACATGCACGAGGCCAAGCTGGCCGCCCTCGGCCCGGCCCCGGCGCGCGAACGCCTCGACGCCGTACGCCGTTTCACCCTCCAGGTCCTCGCCGCCTCGGGCGCGGTGAGCGACGCCGAGCTCGACGCCTTCCTGGCCCACGGCTACACCCGGCAGAACGCCCTCGAAGTGGTCCTCGGCATCGGCACGTACACCGTCTCCACCTTCGCCAACCGCCTCACTCGCGCATCATGA
- a CDS encoding MarR family winged helix-turn-helix transcriptional regulator → MDNMVDHVGGENVNQVVDNGKRVPPEAPGQARDRGSDQAPDRAPDRPGFELPLLLFAGFRTLIDRLHAELARQGHPDLRPAHGFALQAVAASPYGSTASDIGRRLGVSKQAAGKTVERLLALGYAERTDDPADARRKLVRLTPHGTDALARSAAVFDELRAEWSARLGADRVHDLEAALRTVVPAETAFRLDAPSWLGGA, encoded by the coding sequence ATCGACAACATGGTTGACCATGTCGGCGGAGAAAACGTAAACCAGGTTGTCGATAACGGCAAGAGGGTTCCTCCCGAGGCCCCCGGTCAGGCACGGGACCGGGGATCCGACCAGGCACCGGACCGGGCGCCCGACCGCCCCGGCTTCGAGCTGCCCCTGCTGCTCTTCGCCGGCTTCCGCACCCTGATCGACCGCCTCCACGCCGAGCTCGCCCGCCAGGGCCACCCCGACCTGCGCCCCGCGCACGGCTTCGCCCTCCAGGCCGTCGCGGCGAGCCCGTACGGCTCCACGGCCAGCGACATCGGCCGCCGGCTCGGGGTCTCCAAGCAGGCGGCCGGCAAGACCGTCGAACGGCTCCTCGCCCTCGGCTACGCCGAACGCACCGACGACCCCGCCGACGCCCGCCGCAAGCTCGTCCGCCTCACCCCGCACGGCACCGACGCCCTCGCCCGCTCCGCCGCGGTCTTCGACGAACTCCGCGCCGAGTGGTCCGCCCGCCTCGGCGCGGACCGCGTCCACGACCTGGAGGCCGCCCTGCGCACCGTCGTCCCCGCCGAGACCGCCTTCCGCCTGGACGCGCCCAGCTGGCTCGGCGGGGCGTGA
- a CDS encoding Uma2 family endonuclease, which translates to MTVVEDDRIELAMSENDVPLDKLFEWLEIAPEGHKSEVVGGVVFMVPQRQTHWDITRRIVRALEDQFGMDVKVASDVRIDFPGERNAFCPDVAKLRDDAVQDDKGRWNHEDVEFVAEVISQGTGMNDYGPKKTAYATAGVPVYVVADPYTARCIAYTKPEDGDYTEEVRVPFGTDLDLTKTPLELVLKTDGFPRD; encoded by the coding sequence ATGACCGTCGTAGAGGACGACAGGATCGAGCTGGCCATGAGCGAGAACGACGTGCCCTTGGACAAGCTGTTCGAGTGGCTTGAGATCGCCCCCGAAGGACACAAGAGCGAAGTCGTCGGAGGGGTCGTCTTCATGGTTCCACAGAGGCAGACGCACTGGGATATCACTCGCCGGATCGTCCGCGCCCTGGAGGATCAGTTCGGGATGGACGTGAAGGTGGCGTCGGACGTACGCATCGACTTCCCCGGCGAACGCAACGCGTTCTGCCCGGACGTCGCCAAGCTGCGGGACGACGCCGTGCAGGACGACAAGGGCCGCTGGAACCACGAGGACGTGGAGTTCGTCGCCGAGGTGATCTCCCAGGGCACCGGCATGAACGACTACGGACCCAAGAAGACCGCTTACGCCACCGCCGGTGTCCCCGTCTACGTCGTCGCCGACCCCTACACGGCCCGGTGCATCGCCTACACCAAGCCCGAGGACGGCGACTACACCGAAGAGGTGCGGGTCCCCTTCGGCACCGACCTCGACCTGACCAAGACCCCGCTGGAACTCGTCCTCAAGACCGACGGCTTCCCCCGCGACTGA
- a CDS encoding aldo/keto reductase: MEYTQLGRTGLKVGRLVLGTMNFGPQTDEATSHAIMDTALDAGLNLFDTANVYGQTAGKGRTEEIIGSWFAADPSRRDKVVLATKVYGNMGVEGQVWPNHDRLSAVNIRRAVEGSLKRLGTDHIDVYQFHHIDRLTPFEEIWQAVDVLIQQGKILYAGSSNFPGYKIAQANEAAARRGMVGLVSEQCLYNLFERRAEMEVIPAAEEYGLGVIPWSPLHGGLLGGVLRKTVKEGRRAGGRSSGVLADPAARERIQRYEDLLDKHDLDPGETALAWLLTRPGVTGPIIGPRTPEQLKGALRALELTLGEELLAALDEIFPGPEPSPEAFAW, encoded by the coding sequence ATGGAGTACACGCAGCTCGGACGCACAGGACTCAAGGTCGGCCGGCTCGTCCTCGGGACGATGAACTTCGGACCCCAGACGGACGAGGCCACCAGCCACGCCATCATGGACACCGCGCTCGACGCGGGCCTCAACCTCTTCGACACGGCGAACGTCTACGGGCAGACCGCCGGCAAGGGCCGCACCGAGGAGATCATCGGCTCCTGGTTCGCCGCGGACCCGTCCCGCCGCGACAAGGTGGTGCTCGCCACCAAGGTGTACGGGAACATGGGCGTGGAGGGGCAGGTCTGGCCCAACCACGACCGGCTGTCCGCCGTGAACATCCGGCGGGCCGTCGAGGGCAGCCTGAAGCGGCTCGGCACGGACCACATCGACGTCTACCAGTTCCACCACATCGACCGTCTGACTCCCTTCGAGGAGATCTGGCAGGCGGTGGACGTGCTGATCCAGCAGGGGAAGATCCTCTACGCCGGGTCCTCCAACTTCCCCGGCTACAAGATCGCCCAGGCCAACGAGGCCGCCGCCCGGCGCGGGATGGTCGGTCTGGTCAGCGAGCAGTGCCTCTACAACCTCTTCGAGCGGCGCGCCGAGATGGAGGTCATCCCGGCCGCGGAGGAGTACGGGCTCGGGGTCATCCCCTGGTCCCCGCTGCACGGCGGCCTCCTCGGCGGTGTCCTGCGCAAGACGGTGAAGGAGGGGCGTCGTGCGGGCGGCCGGTCGTCCGGTGTGCTCGCCGATCCGGCGGCGCGGGAGAGGATCCAGCGGTACGAGGACCTGCTCGACAAGCACGACCTGGACCCGGGCGAGACGGCCCTTGCCTGGCTGCTGACCCGGCCGGGCGTGACCGGCCCGATCATCGGCCCGCGCACCCCGGAGCAGCTGAAGGGCGCCCTGCGCGCCCTGGAACTGACGCTCGGCGAGGAGCTGCTGGCCGCCCTCGACGAGATCTTCCCGGGCCCTGAGCCTTCGCCGGAGGCCTTCGCCTGGTGA
- the thpR gene encoding RNA 2',3'-cyclic phosphodiesterase — MRLFAAVLPPPAQLAELAREVDLLTRLPGADRLRWTSRPGWHFTLAFMGEVDDDLLPELTARLGRAAHRTAPFPLRLHGGGRFGRAVLWTGAAGGLDEMRLLAERADAAARRAGVPMDEHRRYQAHLTVARSRADDLDLRPFVARLDAFEGTRWQVSELALVRSNLPGGGVPGEQPRYETIATWPLGGTAEAAG; from the coding sequence ATGAGGCTTTTCGCTGCCGTCCTGCCGCCGCCCGCGCAGCTGGCCGAGCTCGCCCGCGAGGTGGACCTGCTCACGCGTCTGCCGGGCGCGGACCGGCTGCGCTGGACCTCCCGGCCCGGGTGGCACTTCACCCTCGCCTTCATGGGCGAGGTCGACGACGACCTGCTGCCCGAGCTGACGGCCCGGCTCGGGCGGGCCGCCCACCGCACCGCACCGTTCCCGCTGCGGCTGCACGGCGGCGGCCGCTTCGGTCGGGCGGTGCTGTGGACCGGCGCGGCGGGCGGCCTCGACGAGATGCGGCTGCTCGCCGAGCGCGCGGACGCCGCCGCCCGCCGGGCCGGTGTGCCGATGGACGAGCACCGCCGCTACCAGGCCCACCTCACCGTCGCCCGGTCCCGCGCCGACGACCTGGACCTGCGTCCCTTCGTCGCCCGGCTCGACGCCTTCGAGGGCACCCGCTGGCAGGTCTCCGAGCTGGCCCTGGTGCGCAGCAACCTGCCCGGGGGCGGGGTGCCGGGGGAGCAGCCGCGCTACGAGACGATCGCCACGTGGCCCCTGGGCGGGACGGCGGAGGCGGCGGGTTAA
- a CDS encoding GNAT family N-acetyltransferase, translating into MNSGIKIRAGGAADVPAMLGIFDSAVVWLNERGITAQWGTEPFSARAKTVETVERVVAEGEPWIAELDGRPVGTLTLTPHPGAYVAPAAEPERYVRFLATHGRFHGHGVGAALLAHAAERTRLAGVSLLRVDCFAGSEGRLVEYYERQGFTRTEPFTVGDWPGQVLERRV; encoded by the coding sequence ATGAACTCCGGGATCAAGATCAGGGCGGGCGGGGCGGCGGACGTTCCCGCGATGCTCGGGATATTCGACAGCGCCGTGGTGTGGCTCAACGAGCGGGGGATCACGGCCCAGTGGGGCACCGAGCCGTTCAGCGCGCGGGCGAAGACGGTGGAGACGGTCGAGCGGGTCGTCGCCGAGGGAGAGCCGTGGATCGCCGAGCTCGACGGCCGGCCGGTGGGGACCCTCACCCTCACCCCGCACCCCGGCGCGTACGTCGCCCCGGCCGCCGAGCCGGAGCGCTACGTCCGCTTCCTCGCCACCCACGGCCGCTTCCACGGCCACGGGGTCGGCGCGGCCCTCCTCGCCCACGCGGCCGAGCGGACCCGCCTCGCGGGCGTCTCGCTGCTGCGGGTCGACTGCTTCGCCGGCAGCGAGGGGCGCCTGGTGGAGTACTACGAGCGCCAGGGCTTCACCCGTACGGAACCCTTCACGGTGGGCGACTGGCCGGGGCAGGTCCTGGAACGACGGGTCTAG
- a CDS encoding MFS transporter, with protein MSTGPGADSAPVHKPDTHAHPRTRPGKGTFSSLAIRNYRLFFTGAIVSNTGTWMARITQDWLVLSLTGSAAAVGITTALQFLPMLLFGLYGGVLADRYPKRRILLVSQAALGLCGLTLAALTLSGHVQVWHVYLVAFLLGMVTVVDNPTRQSFVSEMVGPAQLRNAVSLNSANFQSARLVGPAVAGLMIASIGSGWAFLINGLSFLAPVTGLLMMRTSELHKVERAPRGKGQLREGLRYVAGRPDLIWPIVLVGFIGTFGFNFPIWLTAFSEEIFHVGAGTYGFLNTLMAAGSLAGALLAARRGSTRLRMLVVAAGAFGVLEVAAALSPSFWLFALLLVPIGMIGLTVNISANSAVQMATDPVMRGRVMSLYMMVFAGGTPIGAPLLGWVTDTYGPRVGFATGGLVSLAAAAAIGLVLARVGGLKLAVGWHHGHPSVRFVPNGRRESLAAAA; from the coding sequence TTGAGTACGGGACCCGGAGCAGACTCCGCACCCGTCCACAAACCCGATACCCACGCGCACCCGCGCACCCGCCCGGGCAAGGGGACCTTCTCCTCGCTCGCGATCCGGAACTACCGGCTGTTCTTCACCGGAGCGATCGTCTCCAACACCGGTACGTGGATGGCCCGGATCACCCAGGACTGGCTGGTCCTGAGCCTCACCGGCTCGGCCGCCGCCGTCGGCATCACCACGGCCCTCCAGTTCCTGCCGATGCTGCTGTTCGGCCTGTACGGCGGCGTCCTCGCCGACCGCTACCCGAAGCGGCGGATCCTGCTGGTCAGCCAGGCCGCGCTCGGCCTGTGCGGACTGACCCTCGCCGCGCTGACCCTGTCCGGGCACGTCCAGGTCTGGCACGTCTACCTGGTCGCCTTCCTCCTCGGCATGGTCACCGTCGTCGACAACCCGACCCGGCAGTCCTTCGTCTCCGAGATGGTCGGCCCCGCGCAGCTGCGCAACGCCGTCTCGCTGAACTCGGCGAACTTCCAGTCGGCCCGGCTCGTCGGACCCGCCGTCGCCGGCCTGATGATCGCCTCCATCGGCAGCGGCTGGGCCTTCCTGATCAACGGCCTGTCCTTCCTCGCCCCGGTCACCGGCCTGCTGATGATGCGGACGAGCGAACTCCACAAGGTGGAGCGCGCCCCGCGCGGCAAGGGCCAGCTGCGGGAGGGACTGCGGTACGTCGCCGGGCGGCCGGACCTGATCTGGCCGATCGTCCTCGTCGGCTTCATCGGCACCTTCGGGTTCAACTTCCCGATCTGGCTGACCGCCTTCTCGGAGGAGATCTTCCACGTCGGCGCCGGCACCTACGGCTTCCTCAACACCCTGATGGCGGCCGGCTCCCTCGCCGGCGCGCTGCTCGCCGCCCGGCGCGGCTCGACCCGGCTGCGGATGCTGGTGGTCGCGGCGGGCGCCTTCGGCGTACTGGAGGTCGCGGCGGCGCTGTCGCCGTCGTTCTGGCTGTTCGCGCTGCTGCTCGTACCGATCGGCATGATCGGTCTGACCGTCAACATCAGCGCCAACTCGGCGGTCCAGATGGCGACGGACCCGGTCATGCGGGGCCGGGTGATGAGCCTCTACATGATGGTCTTCGCCGGCGGCACCCCGATCGGCGCGCCGCTGCTCGGCTGGGTCACCGACACCTACGGCCCCCGCGTCGGCTTCGCGACCGGCGGCCTGGTCTCGCTCGCGGCGGCCGCGGCGATCGGCCTGGTCCTGGCCCGCGTGGGCGGTCTGAAGCTCGCGGTCGGCTGGCACCACGGCCACCCGAGCGTCCGTTTCGTCCCGAACGGCCGCCGCGAGAGCCTGGCTGCGGCGGCGTGA
- a CDS encoding MarR family transcriptional regulator — protein sequence MPDLSHGTADDVAAVNALRSAVMRLSRRLKHQRVDESLSPTEMSVLGTLSLCGRATPGELARKEHVQPPSMTRIVALLEAKGLVRLEPHPDDRRQKVVSQTEQAEAMLEESRRKRNAWLASLAEGLDEDEWAKLRAAAPVLEKLAHL from the coding sequence ATGCCTGACCTGTCCCACGGCACCGCCGACGACGTCGCGGCCGTGAACGCACTCCGCAGCGCTGTGATGCGGCTGAGCCGGCGCCTGAAGCACCAGCGCGTCGACGAATCGCTGAGCCCCACCGAGATGTCGGTGCTCGGCACCCTGTCGCTCTGCGGCCGCGCCACCCCCGGCGAGCTGGCCCGCAAGGAGCACGTCCAGCCGCCGTCGATGACGCGCATCGTGGCGCTGCTCGAGGCCAAGGGCCTGGTCAGGCTGGAGCCGCATCCCGACGACCGCCGGCAGAAGGTGGTCAGCCAGACCGAGCAGGCCGAGGCCATGCTCGAGGAGTCCCGCCGCAAGCGGAACGCCTGGCTGGCGTCCCTCGCCGAGGGTCTGGACGAAGACGAATGGGCGAAGCTGCGCGCGGCCGCCCCCGTCCTGGAGAAGCTCGCCCACCTGTAG
- a CDS encoding ribbon-helix-helix protein, CopG family: protein MESTVLSLRIDGELLERLRGHAARRGMSVQDYVVRTLIREDFDERFQTAVEETEKFYGAATRPAIT, encoded by the coding sequence ATGGAATCGACCGTGCTCAGCCTGCGCATCGACGGAGAGCTGCTCGAACGGCTCCGCGGACATGCCGCCAGAAGAGGAATGAGCGTCCAGGACTATGTCGTCCGGACGCTCATTCGGGAGGATTTCGACGAGCGGTTCCAGACCGCCGTCGAGGAGACGGAGAAGTTCTACGGGGCGGCCACGCGCCCCGCGATCACGTGA
- a CDS encoding NCS2 family permease yields MPTPPSPQGPHSALDRFFKISERGSTVAREVRGGFATFFAMAYIIVLNPIILGSAKDMYGHQLDGGQLVTATVLTAAFSTLLMGVIGNVPIALAAGLGVNTVVALQLAPQMSWPDAMGMVVLAGLVVMLLVATGLRERVMNAVPVGLRKGIAIGIGLFIMLIGLVDSGFVSRIPDAAHTTVPLQLGGDGHLTGWPVLVFVLGTLLTLALIVRKVPGAILISIVVMTIVAMIINAVATVPSWGLTTPEWPGNPVASPDFGLVGQVSLFGGFGKVGVLTGVLFVFTVLLSCFFDAMGTILGVGDEAKLMDKDGNFPGINKVLLVDGLAVASGGATSSSATTCFVESTAGVGEGARTGLASVVTGGLFSVALFLTPLATMVPSQAATPALLAVGFLILAGSVKDIDWSDFTIAVPAFLAMLMMPFTYSITNGIGIGFIAFSVLRLAAGRGREVPVAMYAVSAVFVFYYAMPALGLT; encoded by the coding sequence ATGCCCACGCCCCCGAGCCCGCAGGGGCCGCACTCCGCGCTCGACCGCTTCTTCAAGATCTCCGAGCGCGGCTCCACCGTCGCCCGCGAGGTCCGCGGCGGTTTCGCCACCTTCTTCGCGATGGCCTACATCATCGTGCTGAACCCGATCATCCTCGGCAGCGCCAAGGACATGTACGGGCACCAGCTCGACGGCGGCCAGCTCGTCACCGCGACCGTCCTGACCGCCGCCTTCTCGACCCTCCTCATGGGCGTCATCGGCAACGTGCCGATCGCGCTCGCGGCCGGTCTCGGCGTCAACACCGTCGTCGCGCTCCAGCTGGCGCCCCAGATGTCGTGGCCCGACGCGATGGGCATGGTCGTGCTGGCCGGTCTGGTCGTGATGCTGCTCGTCGCGACGGGCCTGCGCGAGCGCGTGATGAACGCCGTGCCCGTCGGCCTGCGCAAGGGCATCGCCATCGGCATCGGCCTGTTCATCATGCTGATCGGCCTCGTCGACTCGGGCTTCGTCTCCCGCATCCCGGACGCCGCCCACACCACCGTCCCGCTGCAGCTCGGGGGCGACGGCCACCTCACCGGCTGGCCGGTGCTCGTCTTCGTGCTCGGCACCCTGCTCACCCTCGCGCTGATCGTCCGCAAGGTGCCGGGCGCGATCCTGATCTCGATCGTCGTCATGACGATCGTGGCCATGATCATCAACGCGGTCGCCACCGTCCCCTCCTGGGGTCTGACGACCCCGGAGTGGCCCGGCAACCCGGTCGCCTCGCCCGACTTCGGCCTGGTCGGTCAGGTCAGCCTGTTCGGCGGCTTCGGCAAGGTCGGCGTGCTGACCGGCGTGCTGTTCGTCTTCACCGTGCTGCTGTCCTGCTTCTTCGACGCCATGGGCACGATCCTGGGCGTCGGCGACGAGGCCAAGCTGATGGACAAGGACGGCAACTTCCCGGGCATCAACAAGGTCCTGCTGGTCGACGGCCTGGCCGTCGCCTCCGGTGGCGCCACCTCCTCCTCCGCCACCACCTGCTTCGTGGAGTCCACGGCCGGTGTCGGCGAGGGCGCCCGTACGGGCCTGGCGTCCGTGGTGACCGGTGGTCTGTTCTCGGTCGCGCTGTTCCTCACGCCGCTCGCCACGATGGTGCCCTCGCAGGCGGCGACCCCCGCCCTGCTCGCGGTCGGCTTCCTGATCCTGGCCGGGTCGGTCAAGGACATCGACTGGAGCGACTTCACGATCGCCGTGCCGGCCTTCCTGGCGATGCTGATGATGCCGTTCACGTACTCCATCACCAACGGCATCGGCATCGGCTTCATCGCCTTCAGCGTGCTGCGGCTCGCCGCGGGCCGGGGCCGCGAGGTCCCGGTGGCGATGTACGCGGTGTCGGCGGTCTTCGTCTTCTACTACGCGATGCCCGCCCTCGGCCTCACGTGA
- a CDS encoding DUF2530 domain-containing protein: MAKWTPKYEAPEPLEGPVVATITGGTILWFVLFLVQVPFYGWFDDRDLTWWVWTCLAGGGLGLIGIWYVRKRDAAIKRHAAAAAEQQGPEAGHPAP; this comes from the coding sequence ATGGCGAAGTGGACACCCAAGTACGAGGCACCCGAGCCCCTGGAGGGGCCCGTCGTCGCCACCATCACCGGCGGCACGATCCTCTGGTTCGTCCTGTTCCTCGTGCAGGTCCCCTTCTACGGCTGGTTCGACGACCGCGACCTGACCTGGTGGGTGTGGACCTGCCTGGCCGGCGGCGGACTCGGACTCATCGGCATCTGGTACGTACGGAAGCGGGACGCGGCGATCAAGCGCCACGCGGCGGCCGCCGCCGAGCAGCAGGGGCCGGAGGCCGGGCACCCCGCCCCGTAG